The following are encoded in a window of Brienomyrus brachyistius isolate T26 unplaced genomic scaffold, BBRACH_0.4 scaffold79, whole genome shotgun sequence genomic DNA:
- the LOC125726915 gene encoding uncharacterized protein LOC125726915, whose amino-acid sequence MSQAEGRAGLKGVTGRRASRPEGRHREKCEQAGRTSQGEVRAGRKDVTGRRASRPEGRHREKCEQAGRTSQAEGPAGRKGVTGRRASRPEGRHRQKGEQAGRASQAEGPAGRKDVTGRSASRPEGRHREKGEQAGRASQAEGPAGRKGVTGRRASRPEGRHRQKGGQAGRASQAEGRAGRKGVTGRRASRPEGRHRQKGQQAGRASQAEGRAGRKDVTGRRASRPEGRHRQKGQQAGRASQAEGRAGRKGVTGRRAGRPEGRHRQKGGQAGRASQAEGRAGRKGVTGRRASRPEGRHRQKGEQAGKVVQVVEMSQAAG is encoded by the exons atgtcacaggcagaagggcgagcaggcctgaagggcgtcacaggcagaagggcgagcag gccggaaggacgtcacagggagaagtgcgagcaggccggaaggacgtcacagggagaagtgcgagcaggccggaaggacgtcacaggcagaagggccagcaggccggaaggacgtcacagggagaagtgcgagcaggccggaaggacgtcacaggcagaagggccagcaggccggaagggcgtcacagggagaagggcgagcaggccggaagggcgtcataggcagaagggcgagcaggccggaagggcgtcacaggcagaagggccagcaggccggaaggacgtcacagggagaagtgcgagcaggccggaagggcgtcacagggagaagggcgagcaggccggaagggcgtcacaggcagaagggccagcaggccggaagggcgtcacaggcagaagggcgagcaggccggaagggcgtcacaggcagaagggcgggcaggccggaagggcgtcacaggcagaagggcgggcaggccggaagggcgtcacaggcagaagggccagcaggccggaaggacgtcacaggcagaagggccagcaggccggaagggcgtcacaggcagaagggcgagcaggccggaaggacgtcacaggcagaagggccagcaggccggaaggacgtcacaggcagaagggccagcaggccggaagggcgtcacaggcagaagggcgggcaggccggaagggcgtcactggcagaagggcgggcaggccggaagggcgtcacaggcagaagggcgggcaggccggaagggcgtcacaggcagaagggcgagcaggccggaagggcgtcacaggcagaagggcgagcaggccggaagggcgtcacaggcagaagggcgagcaggccggaaaggTGGTACAGGTAGTggagatgtcacaggcagcagggtag